The following coding sequences lie in one Spinacia oleracea cultivar Varoflay chromosome 1, BTI_SOV_V1, whole genome shotgun sequence genomic window:
- the LOC130465588 gene encoding uncharacterized protein, whose protein sequence is MVWAFWLFEAFLRWLTSSIVEQFLNLIVLYILGILSGFYFMLFSDFDLTCIVVDLSAILAAIVTALKSDQSPTYSQITWMSFTDLRNTWSDFPRQYTEEYEQCIETILSANKGRFFKSAGDIVEVRFAQTVMVVTCEWAWWLRQHICIRESMFYQWSNQWIAL, encoded by the exons ATGGTATGGGCCTTCTGGTTGTTTGAAGCCTTTCTTAGGTGGTTAACAAGTTCTATAGTTGAGCAGTTCTTAAATCTGATAGTTTTGTATATCTTGGGTATTTTGAGTGGTTTTTATTTCATGCTATTTTCAGATTTTGACTTGACTTGCATAGTCGTTGATCTGTCTGCAATATTAGCTGCAATTGTAACAGCTCTGAAGTCTGATCAAAGTCCAACTTACAGTCAAATTACTTGGATGTCATTTACTGATTTGAGAAATACATGGAGTGATTTCCCAAGGCAGTACACAGAGGAATACGAGCAATGTATCGAGACTATTCTATCAGCGAATAAAG GAAGATTTTTCAAGAGTGCAGGAGATATCGTAGAAGTAAGATTTGCTCAGACCGTAATGGTTGTAACCTGCGAATGGGCATGGTGGCTGAGGCAACATATCTGCATAAGAGAGTCCATGTTCTATCAATGGTCCAATCAATGGATAGCATTGTGA